CTTGACTGATATTGCTGGAAACTAAGGTCCTTTTGGACCAGGGAATAGGTTCATCCTTGGGAGCTCCAGCTCCATGCTCTTCCTCACTGTCTGCCAGAATATCTGAGCACTGCTGTGAAGGGGAGAAGTGCCATCTGCGCACTTGCAGTGTCTGGAGATCGCAGCTAGGGCATCGCCTGCTGTGCTTTGTTTTAGTAACGTTCTCACTCTCTGACCCCCTCATCCAGTACTGATACTGCATGGCAGTGCTAGGGGAGGTGCTCTCCTTCCAGGACCAACGCCTCAGGGCAGTGCTTGTAGTTGGAGAGAGTGGGCACTGCAGGACTTTGAGTACTGTCGTCCTAGTGCAGACGCTGCAAGGTGCAGAGCTAGGGGAAGTGCTGTCCTTCCAGCGCTGCACTAGGGATGGTAACCCCTGCTAGGGCAGTAATGGGGGAGGTGTGCACTGCCGGAGATGCTGCAGGGTAGTACCAGCAGAGTTCTGCTGTTTCcacatcctctctctttccctccccccatctctctGTGAGCCTTTCTGGTCCTGGGTAAATCTGCATCCTTGTGTCTTGCAGAGAGAGCAAGAAGAGGAGCATCAGGCCAAGATGCAGAGAGGCATCAAACGGAGTGGATCCGTGGAGAAAGCTCAGGTATTGTGGGAGGGCTGCTTGCATACAATTGTGCTCGGCTTAGGGACCTTAACATGTATCTGTAGGGCAGCAGACGGactatgtttttatataccagaatATCTCTGCTGCAAAGCCATTAGGGAAACTACCCTACTGCCTAAACTTGGTGAATATGTTGGCCCATGTGGAAATGAAGAATAAACTGCCAAGCGCTTCaggtcaggactgaggtgcattggcaaaTCAGTGTGGGAGCGTCTCAGTACTGGAGTATCAGGGGCTGCCGCAGGGAAGGACCGAGACGCATCAGTTTATGGAGCAGTTGTGCATGACACAGGctgcctttttctttttgccaGAGCAATTTCTGTCCCTCaaggcctctcctctcctctcggcCCGCGTGTCTGGCAGCACTTCTCCACGCTCACCCTGCCCATCTTTACTGTACCCTTTCTCACCGTGACGGATTGGCCCATTATAGTACAGTCCTAAAATTGATGGATTTTATTTACTACTTCCCCCCACCAGGAGGCGGCGTCTGTCATATCCCAGCGATCTCAGAACCCCCGTGAGCTCTTCAAACAGAGAGAGCGAGCCATGTCCACCGAGACGGCGCCAGTCGCTGGCCAGCCAGGTAGGACAAAGTCCGGTGCACTCCACACCCCTGCTTTATTGAATGCTGGGCACTTACAATGCAGAAAGggtctctgtattttttttgcCTTGTTTTACCAGCTCCCATCCATGTAGGCTTGATGAGATGCAGAGCAGCAGGAAGCCCTTTGATGTCTGACTACAAGGTCATGACATGTTCCAGGGTGAAGGCGTTTCTAGCCGCCCAGGTAACTGCCCCGTTACCAGTCTGGGTTGGTTTTGTTATACCAGGCAAATTGTGTCCTGATTTTAATATAAAGCTTTTCTTGTAATGCACTTCAGAGGGGTGTGCAGAAATCCTTAAAATCCAGGATTTATTTAGCCTTTGAAACGATTGGATGTGACTGAGTTGCAGAgtctttgcctcttttttttttttttttttttttttttcaatttggcgTAACGCTACCATAGGACATGCTGTTACCTGCAGCTTCTTTGCTTTTCAGCCGTTCCTGCACATTGTGGAAGTAAGCAGACTCCACGCCGAGGGTAACTGGCACCCTAGAGTTCCAGTATCACCTGGGAAGCTGATGGGTGATCTGGTCCTGGCAGGATCGCtgtactctatttttttttaaaatttaaaaaagaaaagttacctttaaattggagaaagattgagccacACTTTCCTGCAGGCCCTCCTACATTACCCAGTTTATAATTGACCAATAGCCAATACTAGGTTATGTATTCCTCTCCCCCAGAACTGAAGCTTAAGCACTAAAATTATTAGTCAGATTATGTACCCTAGAAGTGGCTGCCTGCCTATGTCTCATGTACGTTGTGAAAATGCATTTAAAAGATGATTTAGTTGTCAGGTGCTACAGAAGTACAAGTTAGTTTTATAGCACAAtagtcgtgtgtgtgtgtgtgtgtgtcccacaTTCTATACATCTGTCTCTGTGGGTGAGGGAAGAGAATGTTACAGGTAACGTTGTGTGTTTCTCCTGGGGAAAGCTTGCTGGCCTCAGTGTGTTGCTGGTTTTCCACCTTGCTAGGGAAGCTAAGGAGCCCTTTCCTACAGAAGCAGATGAGCCAGCCAGAGTCTCTCACCTCGCCTGTCCGTGCTGCTGCCAGAAACTCTCCTCCCGCCTCGCCTGGGCGTTCGGCTCTCCAGGACACGCCTCCCACCTCACCTGTCCGTACGTCAGGTGTGCCGCTCTGCCGCCTCGTGGCTTTACCTGCTGCTGTAATGCGTCGTGGGGCAGGGTGGCCCTCGGCTTGCTTGACTGGCTAGTTCTGCCCTCTGCCTTAATGCGCAGCACCGCTCTGGGCGAGAGCCAACTGTTCAAGCCGCAAGGatgtatttttttcccttttttttttgcattttcctgGGTTTTCAGGggctttggtgctgccttgggaatgaaatgaaaatctgaATTTTGAGAGGGGAGATCCTAACAGTTCTTGCCTGCTTTTATTGTCTGCTATAATTTCTGATGCTAGTCTGGCAAGTCCTGCTGTTTCAATGCCAGGGTGCAGGGTATCCTagctaaaacagaaaatatgcatCTGATGGCTCCCACAGACAGGGCTTGTTTACAGCAGACGAACGTAAGAGAAGAGACCTCAGAACATCTCAGCCAGGTTCCTCCTGCCCGGGGAGAGACCTGCACGGAAAAGCTGGGTGGCTGCAGGAGAAGGGAAGTGTTCCTCAGCCAGTTATGTCACATGCTAGAAATCCAATAAGTATCGGATAAATTTACATACTGAGTACCTGGAGGCAGTTAATTTGTATGTATTTTGTCAAATCCTGTCTCTTCAGGAAAATCCCATCCTCCTAGCCTAATCCTGTATCAAGCAGTCAGGGTCTCTTCAGGATCAGTGCAGGCattatttctgtatttcttttgattttatttgggtCCTGACACTGGTAGGAAGGCAGCCCCCAGGCTTTGACTAACAGCAGAACAGCACtggtctctccctcacactctctctctctctctctctctctctctctctctctctctctctctctctctctccatttctgtCATGGGTGCAAGTCTtcactgtctctgtctctgtcatgGATGTGAATCCTTCCCTGTCTTGGAAATCTGTGTTTCATCTCTGTCTCTCGCACTCGGATGGCCCTGCCCGCCAGGCTCCGTTTCTGTTCTTGATGGTCTTCGTTTTCtgtgtctgtgccatctctagaGCCTCATGTGCTGGAGAAATCCCTACCCAGAACTGCgcaggatctgcaggaggacatGAGACGGGAAGAGTGGCACGGTAGGCAGCCTTCACATCCTgcgtgtattgggggggggggggggggagagcgggtTGGCGGGGAGTGCATATTCCCTGAGGTGGAAATCTGACCACCTCAGGGAAACCAGCACCGTCACTGCTGGCTTGGTTGCTTGTGCCATTTCAGGTACTGGTAGCTTAGTTTCCTGGGAAGTCGTGCAATTTCAGTCCGAGTGCGTCCTGAAGGAACCCCAACGAGCTAGAAGCAGCGTCGTGTTGATGCCCATGGAATGATTATTGACATCACCTGTCTTGACATGCAAGCTCTGTAGCAGAATGGGAAGAGTGGGTGGCTTTGTCTCATGCTCTCTGATCTCTCAAGAGTAAAGCATGTGCCTCGCCACGCGGTTCTCGCCTCTTGAAGTTAGAGGGCCCAGGTGCTTCCATGCCCGGCCAGTGCCAGGGGACTGCAGCTCCGTGAAGACAGTCAGTGTAGAGTGTGAGGAGTCCCAGGGCTACTTAATTGTTCTCTTGGGCCAATGGTGATAGTTGGCTGCTTGCCTCTTGGCACACAAACCTGCTCTTCTGAATGCTGCTGAAAACCCATCAGCTGCTGAAAACCCAGCAGCATTCAGAAGAGCAGGTTTTTCCCATTATGGAGCGGCTTGTGACCATTTTAAACCATAAGGTCTGCTGCCGTTCTGATATTATCTGAACCTCTTTCCATTCTCCATGCTAGCACTTCGGCAAATATTTTTTACATCGCAATCTAACAATAAGCGAAATGTCCCCGTGTATGCAGAGCATCTGCTGAACAGCATTTATTAGTGTGCTAAGCTCCAGTTGACATGTCCCATTTTTAATTCTCCTCCCAATCCCCAGATGTGCGGCCTACTCAGCCCAGCCGAAACGAGCCCCCTGCCCCCATCTCTCCCCAAGAAGAAGAGAATCTGTACGAAGTGGCACCCGACCATCCTGATATCTATGAGGAGGCCCAGGGGGTAGGTATTTGTCCGCctggagaagggggaaggagcagggagactgggggggtggagagagggggcagaaaGGAGCAgtcatggggagggggaagggaagaagaccaGGGTTTTTAGGTTTGTGTGTGCACAGAGAGTAAAGGGGTGGGTGAAGGGGATGCTGGTGATAGGAGACTTCAGTCTGTTTCATTCTTGCACAGCTGTTTTAGCAACCCTTGCTTACTTGAAGGAGAGTGTGTATTatatggctttttgaaaatatttagtgACTAATTTCTGGGGCGCTCACAAAGATTCAGTGTCTGGCACTAACCCCCACCCTGGTCTAATCCTGTGTCCAGGAGACTTGATCTGTTTTGTTGGCTTGAAAAAGCAGGTTGGAGTTAGTGTCTGTCCCGTGAGCTGGGGACTGGGGCACCTCTCCTCCTCTTATGACCGCGTGGTACAGAGTTATCCGTAAACGGGTGGAGGCAGGATGGTGAGGAGCCCGGCTCCTTCTTGCTCCCCTCTGTTGTTAGACTTGGCTTAACTCTGTCTTTATGCCGTCCTCCCACCTCCTGTCCCTGGGGTTTGGTCTCATTTTCGCCCTTTTTGTTTCtggctctttctctcttcccctcttcctttgatctccctcctctctctttttttttcttccatgaaGGTGCAGCACCCTGAAGCTACCTACGAGTACTCCTCGCATTTTcaccaggagcaggagctggcagACAAGGGACTGTGTGCACGGGCGCTGTACGACTATCAGGCCGGTAGGAACTTAGCTTGTGATTGTGAGGTGGCTTGTGGGTAATGCTGACACAGGCGCTCTGTTCTTTATACCAGGTGAATCTATTTTGTTACAGGgttgtgggttggtttttttttttgttaatttttgtacTGATTTTGGCATGGCACGCTTAATCAGGGTGCTGATATTAACACAGCCCAGACAGAAGAGTGTGGACAGTCTGATCTGGTGCTCCCTGTCTGAAAGAGGTTTGTGTAGGCGTCATTAAGGTTCACATTGCTATCTGGCACACAACCAATAAGTAAAAACAAGAGATGAAAAAGTAACTAAATACATTGTGCTCTTCCTGAGATTTCTGCTTCATAATTGGCCAAAAGGCAGAAAAAATGTgtatatctagagagagagatacatatatagagagtgaATTTTAAATATTAGGCGAATGGTCACCTTGATCAGAGAACCACTTTTAACTAGCTTGACAAGCAGCCAATCTGTATGAACTTACAAACATAGGAGTGTCTCTAAAGATAGCAAACAATAACTCAAAGCAAGTACTGCAGTTGGGCACTCTGCCCCCAAGGCTGGAGAATGAGCAAAAAATTGTACTGAAGGGCAGCTCCCACCTATTAAGTTTACAGTTTTAGaaaccactctttttttttttttttttaattggcaagGAAAGTACACAGAAAGCATGGACCATGAAGCTCAGGATGTGTTTTTGTCTATAGCTGATGTCTGTAGCAATGAGACAATCTCTGCTTGATGTCCCTCCTGTTTCATGGGGTCTGATCACTATCTAATGACTCGGGTGCAGAAAGAACACACCTTGAGCTCTGTTAtccttttcttatttatttttttttagcagtaaaTGAATTTAGATAGGATATTTGTTTGCCTTTTTCCCTTCTCCCATCCCCAGGATAACTTTCTGGGTAACTCAGGTCTCATTGGCCAAGGATTGAAAGGGAGACTTTGCCTCCCCCCAGTTGTGCCACCAGAGCTCATCCCTTCagctgccatcctcctccctcccgaGAGCATGGCCTCCATGACACGTCCGAGCCCCGCAGGACCGGAGATTGTCATGGCTTGCCTGTGCTATAGCCAAGCCACAAGGCTCgcagaaggtggtggtggtggggcagTGGCTAGTAATCACCACCCTACTGAGCAAAGACAAGCTGAGGTTTACCCAGAATGGAGATCTTCCACACACGCACTGGCTTTCATTGACCAAAAGCACACTAAAGACTTTCAGGAGCAGCATGTGAGGgaaatttatttgtttatttttaatggtGAAGCAACACTTTTACACGTGAAGTATTTGAGAGTAGAGGGTTAGAGATGAGACTTCCCAGCCATGCACTCACCATCGCcacctgtctttctctctctctctccccccagcggATGACACAGAGATCTCTTTTGACCCTGACAACATCATCACGGGCATTGAGATGATTGATGAGGGCTGGTGGCGTGGATACGGCCCCGACGGTCACTTCGGCATGTTCCCTGCCAACTACGTGGAACTGATCCAGTGACCACCTCCTCAGCGCTGCCACCACTCGTGCCAGGAACAGATCTATGCCAAAAGCAACAAGAAGAAAAGTCTTACCAAAtctgatgatttattttttttaatggaaattttACCAGCACAGAGCATGATGGGTAACAAAATACTCATTTCCACTAAGATCCATTCTAGGCATCACCCTAAAGGGCCAATTATGGGTGTCCTTGGTTACTCTGCTGCGTTGGCACCTCAGCTTCCTTCCCTTTTTCCCTGTCTCCTATCCGCATGAATGCAGCTTTGCAAATCTTGGAGAGATTTTGGTCTGGGGTGAGGCTAAAGCTAGagtgtggtgaggaggaggaggggggctaTGCAGAGGTACGTGTGTGGCAGTCCATGTTGGCAGTTTGcccttttttgctttcttggaGGGTGCCACTATATGGTGCTGGTGCCGAAgccttctgcaaaaaaaaaaagacagtgacGGTGAGCCGACCTCAAATATGACACAAACAGGACTAATCTATTTATATCTATTTAAACAGAAACGGTCACTTTAGCCTGTGGTGCCTGGGATCTAACTTAACCCTTTGGACCTTCTCGCGAATTAATCCTGCAGGCTTCTTCATTCTGGTTTTCCGTTTCTTGTTTTGGTTTAAAAGTGACTCCAAAAGGCAAAGATGCCTTTGGAGACGCAGGCTGCTTCCTCTCTAGCTATCGTACCAGCTGTGCGCCACTCTTACAAGT
This sequence is a window from Rhinatrema bivittatum chromosome 5, aRhiBiv1.1, whole genome shotgun sequence. Protein-coding genes within it:
- the DBNL gene encoding drebrin-like protein isoform X2, which translates into the protein MAVNLSKNGAALQTAYKDVVDEKSKTDWALYTYEGNSNDIRLAGTGDGGLEELVDELNSGKVMYAFCRVKDPNSGLPKYVLINWTGEGVNDARKGVCANHVSTIANFLKGAHVTVNARAEEDVEPDSVMEKVAKASGANYNFHKESSKFQDSGPQGPVGSVYQKTNAVSEIKRVSKDTFWAKAEKDEENRRLEEKRRTEEERQRLDRERREHDQKEAEEREKRFKERANQIDAQKKFQQQQEIISRDKEKQQWREQEEEHQAKMQRGIKRSGSVEKAQEAASVISQRSQNPRELFKQRERAMSTETAPVAGQPAVPAHCGRKLRSPFLQKQMSQPESLTSPVRAAARNSPPASPGRSALQDTPPTSPVQPHVLEKSLPRTAQDLQEDMRREEWHDVRPTQPSRNEPPAPISPQEEENLYEVAPDHPDIYEEAQGVQHPEATYEYSSHFHQEQELADKGLCARALYDYQAADDTEISFDPDNIITGIEMIDEGWWRGYGPDGHFGMFPANYVELIQ
- the DBNL gene encoding drebrin-like protein isoform X1 — its product is MAVNLSKNGAALQTAYKDVVDEKSKTDWALYTYEGNSNDIRLAGTGDGGLEELVDELNSGKVMYAFCRVKDPNSGLPKYVLINWTGEGVNDARKGVCANHVSTIANFLKGAHVTVNARAEEDVEPDSVMEKVAKASGANYNFHKESSKFQDSGPQGPVGSVYQKTNAVSEIKRVSKDTFWAKAEKDEENRRLEEKRRTEEERQRLDRERREHDQKEAEEREKRFKERANQIDAQKKFQQQQEIISRDKEKQQWREQEEEHQAKMQRGIKRSGSVEKAQEAASVISQRSQNPRELFKQRERAMSTETAPVAGQPAVPAHCGRKLRSPFLQKQMSQPESLTSPVRAAARNSPPASPGRSALQDTPPTSPVRTSEPHVLEKSLPRTAQDLQEDMRREEWHDVRPTQPSRNEPPAPISPQEEENLYEVAPDHPDIYEEAQGVQHPEATYEYSSHFHQEQELADKGLCARALYDYQAADDTEISFDPDNIITGIEMIDEGWWRGYGPDGHFGMFPANYVELIQ
- the DBNL gene encoding drebrin-like protein isoform X3 → MAVNLSKNGAALQTAYKDVVDEKSKTDWALYTYEGNSNDIRLAGTGDGGLEELVDELNSGKVMYAFCRVKDPNSGLPKYVLINWTGEGVNDARKGVCANHVSTIANFLKGAHVTVNARAEEDVEPDSVMEKVAKASGANYNFHKESSKFQDSGPQGPVGSVYQKTNAVSEIKRVSKDTFWAKAEKDEENRRLEEKRRTEEERQRLDRERREHDQKEAEEREKRFKERANQIDAQKKFQQQQEIISRDKEKQQWREQEEEHQAKMQRGIKRSGSVEKAQEAASVISQRSQNPRELFKQRERAMSTETAPVAGQPGKLRSPFLQKQMSQPESLTSPVRAAARNSPPASPGRSALQDTPPTSPVRTSEPHVLEKSLPRTAQDLQEDMRREEWHDVRPTQPSRNEPPAPISPQEEENLYEVAPDHPDIYEEAQGVQHPEATYEYSSHFHQEQELADKGLCARALYDYQAADDTEISFDPDNIITGIEMIDEGWWRGYGPDGHFGMFPANYVELIQ